A part of Paramisgurnus dabryanus chromosome 15, PD_genome_1.1, whole genome shotgun sequence genomic DNA contains:
- the crygs4 gene encoding crystallin, gamma S4 — protein MVFVIQIAWNLMNKQILFYEDRNFQGRSYECKGEISDLHSFITRCNSARVKGGFWVLYERPNYMGYQYVVGPGEYPDYHHWIGFNDSLRSCRPIRHVTEHLKLKFFERPNFDGQAWEVTESTPSVQERFLCREIHSCKVHEGPCVFFEHPNYRGRQYLLEKGEYGRHTEWGAMHPTVGSIRQITKDC, from the exons ATGGTTTTTGTCATTCAAATAGCCTGGAACCTGATGAACAAGCAG ATTTTATTCTATGAAGACAGGAACTTCCAAGGAAGATCCTATGAGTGTAAGGGGGAAATAAGTGACCTTCACTCTTTCATTACTCGTTGTAATTCAGCGAGGGTGAAAGGGGGCTTCTGGGTTCTTTATGAGCGACCAAACTATATGGGTTATCAGTATGTTGTGGGCCCTGGGGAGTATCCAGATTATCACCATTGGATTGGCTTCAATGATTCTCTCAGATCATGTCGTCCAATCAGACAT GTCACTGAACATCTCAAGCTGAAATTTTTTGAgaggcccaactttgatggccAAGCATGGGAGGTTACAGAAAGCACCCCTTCTGTTCAGGAACGTTTTCTCTGCAGGGAGATTCATTCCTGCAAGGTCCATGAAGGTCCCTGCGTGTTCTTTGAGCATCCAAACTACCGTGGCCGCCAGTACCTGCTTGAGAAGGGAGAATATGGGCGCCATACTGAATGGGGAGCCATGCATCCCACTGTGGGGTCTATTCGCCAGATCACCAAAGACTGTTGA
- the crygm3 gene encoding crystallin, gamma M3, whose amino-acid sequence MGKIIFYEDRNFQGRSYECSSDCSDMSTYLSRCNSCRVESGCFVVYDRPNFMGNQFFMRRGEYADYMRMGMSDGIRSCRMVPQYRGPYRMRIYERENFGGQMYELTDDCDSFVDRYRMSDCQSCHVMEGHWLMYEQPHYRGRMIYFRPGEYRSFRDLGYSNTRFSAVRRIMDLC is encoded by the exons ATGGGCAAG ATCATCTTCTACGAGGACAGGAACTTTCAGGGTCGCTCCTATGAGTGCAGCAGCGACTGCTCCGACATGTCTACCTACCTCAGTCGCTGCAACTCCTGCAGGGTGGAGAGCGGCTGCTTTGTGGTCTATGACCGTCCCAACTTCATGGGCAACCAGTTCTTCATGAGAAGGGGCGAGTATGCCGATTACATGCGAATGGGAATGAGCGACGGCATCAGGTCCTGTCGCATGGTTCCTCAG TATAGAGGCCCCTACAGAATGAGGATCTATGAGAGGGAGAACTTTGGAGGCCAGATGTATGAGCTGACTGATGACTGCGACTCCTTCGTGGATCGCTACCGTATGTCCGACTGCCAGTCCTGTCATGTGATGGAGGGTCACTGGCTCATGTACGAGCagcctcactacagaggcaggATGATATACTTCAGGCCTGGAGAGTACAGGAGCTTCAGGGATTTGGGATACAGCAACACCAGATTCAGTGCTGTTAGAAGAATTATGGACTTGTGTTAA